Part of the Acomys russatus chromosome 19, mAcoRus1.1, whole genome shotgun sequence genome, GACAGGGCCTCGTATTTGAAACGGTGCCTGTTCCACATGTCAGCCAGGTCCTTCCCAGGTTGGAATGTTGAGAAGGACCTCCCGGATATCCTGAGCATCCTGAAATCCCAGGTCTTTCTCAGCATTACGAAGCCCAGCAAAAGCGCTGAGGTTGCAGAAGAAACTCACAGTCATAAAAGTCACAAATCAGGAGCCTGTGCGAAGCCTTCCAGTCAGAAGCAAGCACTTGCTCACCCGCCAAAGGCCTCCACCGGGAAAAAGCTTTATGAGTGCAACAAGTGTGGGAAAACCTTCCGTGGCAAATACTCCCTTGATCAGCATCACAGAGTCCACACTGGAGAAAGGCCTTGGGAGTGCAGTGATTGTGGGAAATTCTTCAGCCAAACCTCCCACCTGAATGACCACCGTAGAATACACACCGGGGAAAGGCCTTATGAGTGCAGCGAATGTGGCAAATTATTTAGGCAGAACTCCAGTCTTGTTGACCACCAGAAAATTCACACTGGAGCAAGACCTTACGAGTGTAGCCAGTGTGGGAAATCCTTTAGTCAAAAAGCCACACTAGTTAAGCACCAGAGAGTTCACACTGGAGAAAGGCCTTACAAGTGTAGCGAGTGTGGGAATTCCTTTAGTCAAAGTGCTATTCTTAACCAACATCGGAGAATCCACACTGGAGCAAAGCCTTATGAGTGCAGCCAGTGTGGGAAGTCCTTTAGCCAAAAAGCTACCCTCATTAAACACCAGAGAGTTCACACGGGAGAAAGGCCTTATAAGTGTAGTGAGTGTGGCAAATCGTTCAGTCAAAGCTCCATCCTTATTCAGCACCGGAGAATTCACACAGGAGCGAGGCCCTATGAGTGCGGCCAGTGTGGAAAGTCGTTTAGCCAAAAGTCTGGCCTCATTCAGCATCAGGTGGTTCACACTGGAGAAAGGCCTTACGAGTGTGACACGTGTGGGAATTCCTTTAGCCAGTGTTCTAGCCTGATTCATCACCAAAAATGTCACAGTGCGTAAGAAACCTCATAAAAGTAGCAATTATGGGTGAGCCTTCAACCCAAGGCCTAATAATCATTTGAGAAAAGCCTTAGATTGATAGGGAATGCCCCTcactccctttttaaaaaagagaacctTCATGAGAGATCCAACTACGATCTGAGGTTGATCTTAATTCTCACAGCATCCATGGGAATGAGATTACTCAGGAGTTGAGGCACGGGGAGGCTTGGGAGCTGCTCTGCCCATACTGAACTGGCCAGGCTCCTGCCATTCATGTCGGTACCAGTGTCTGTGGTCGAACCCGTTGTTCTCTCCCTCGTGACCAGTGTGCACCGGTCACCCAATCATGCTAAGGAAAGGCACATTATGCTGATTGGCTGGAGGAACTCTCGGATGGAGTATTTATGGAGACTCATTCCCCGTTTTTAACTGATTAAAAAGCCTGGGTATGACTCCGCTTTTACCAGGAAGATCCAACCTAGT contains:
- the LOC127203555 gene encoding zinc finger protein interacting with ribonucleoprotein K-like; this translates as MTAEVDMAPRQDCVTFEDVAVCFSHEEWRLLDKTQRLLYLSVTLQNFALINSLGCGHRTEEDEQRVSTQVSQVCRSVTAPPTPKTQLCERCIPVLQDILHLPDLPKPKLSVEARSEFDRHPKHSSTEKPLKKNADRASYLKRCLFHMSARSFPGWNVEKDLPDILSILKSQVFLSITKPSKSAEVAEETHSHKSHKSGACAKPSSQKQALAHPPKASTGKKLYECNKCGKTFRGKYSLDQHHRVHTGERPWECSDCGKFFSQTSHLNDHRRIHTGERPYECSECGKLFRQNSSLVDHQKIHTGARPYECSQCGKSFSQKATLVKHQRVHTGERPYKCSECGNSFSQSAILNQHRRIHTGAKPYECSQCGKSFSQKATLIKHQRVHTGERPYKCSECGKSFSQSSILIQHRRIHTGARPYECGQCGKSFSQKSGLIQHQVVHTGERPYECDTCGNSFSQCSSLIHHQKCHSA